From the Toxotes jaculatrix isolate fToxJac2 chromosome 15, fToxJac2.pri, whole genome shotgun sequence genome, one window contains:
- the ralba gene encoding ras-related protein Ral-B encodes MATSKNKNQSSLALHKVIMVGSGGVGKSALTLQFMYDEFVEDYEPTKADSYRKKVVLDGEEVQIDILDTAGQEDYAAIRDNYFRSGEGFLLVFSITELESFAATAEFREQILRVKAEEDKIPLLVVGNKSDLEERRKVSVEEARGKAEEWGVQYVETSAKTRANVDKVFFDLMREVRGKKMSENKDKNGKGKNKKNKKSFKERCCLL; translated from the exons ATGGCTaccagtaaaaataaaaaccagagcTCTCTGGCACTGCACAAGGTGATAATGGTGGGCAGTGGAGGTGTGGGGAAGTCAGCCCTCACTCTGCAGTTCATGTATGATGAG TTTGTGGAGGACTATGAGCCCACCAAAGCAGACAGCTACAGGAAGAAGGTGGTTCTGGATGGGGAGGAGGTCCAGATTGACATCCTGGACACAGCAGGCCAGGAGGACTACGCTGCCATCAGGGACAACTATTTTCGCAGCGGGGAAGGCTTCCTACTGGTCTTCTCCATCACAGAGCTCGAGTCCTTCGCTGCCACTGCTGAGTTCAG GGAGCAGATCTTGCGGGTGAAGGCAGAAGAGGACAAGATCCCTCTCCTGGTGGTAGGGAACAAGTCGGACCTGGAGGAGCGCCGGAAGGTATCTGTGGAAGAGGCCAGAGGGAAAGCTGAAGAGTGGGGCGTCCAGTATGTCGAGACATCAGCCAAAACCAGAGCCAACGTCGACAAG gTATTCTTTGACCTGATGCGTGAAGTACGTGgcaagaaaatgtcagaaaacaaagacaaaaatgggaaaggaaagaacaagaagaacaagaagagtTTCAAAGAGAGATGCTGTTTACTTTGA
- the nepro gene encoding nucleolus and neural progenitor protein, whose translation MAGEPWNRVNITFPGAVSSVRIHFTSTTGASVKTLLAENEKVLKLLRSEILQTEVRLLYELLYILNNSYRGNKTFKGLKQVEQCINRLKNMKLDVALAELTELCPNRIQRGLSIKAGECDVPSQPMLEWLCLKVLGAAQLMSCTLNRCSRAFVLAKQQMKWEEFVILNVVITSMLSRLWVIFRGVLVSLSTLYQQLLEFLREVAHAQPMPFLTDFSLPADMAQFLGPSVAFLLIKQSKHDSHSKNHKEKQQKKNKFLAKGKKQRQTGKVKEDLGVAVERDIVHDTDMKPFLKIFRNFTEGKSFPEGSHKAERQKFKKQVRAATTFTDMAGRLEEMILWCKSRRMEKEKRLLTFLRLKCHKMKCLEAAGYNVQRKLQSFRQETCWALFPQGSAPSTCRSSAAVRRSARMRTRCQSLRSRLKSSTVKTSVKKKGLKRPRWRNELSVSGLLEGDQRGRTTYEATPQTTDRDSHDDIDDIFASIGL comes from the exons ATGGCAGGAGAACCGTGGAACAGGGTAAATATTACCTTTCCTGGCGCTGTTTCCAGTGTGCGTATACACTTCACCTCAACAACAG GTGCAAGCGTTAAAACCCTGCTGGCGGAAAACGAGAAGGTCCTTAAGCTGCTCCGCAGTGAGATTCTTCAAACGGAGGTACGGCTACTCTACGAGCTGCTGTACATCCTTAACAACAGCTACAGAGGAAACAAGACGTTCAAGGGTTTAAAACAG GTTGAGCAATGTATAAATAGGCTGAAGAACATGAAGCTGGACGTGGCTCTTGCGGAGCTGACTGAGCTGTGCCCCAACAGGATTCAGAG aGGTCTCAGCATCAAGGCTGGTGAGTGTGATGTTCCAAGTCAACCCATGCTGGAGTGGCTTTGTCTCAAAGTGCTGGGAGCTGCCCAGCTgatgagctgcacactgaatcgCTGCAGCAGAGCTTTTGT ACTCgcaaagcagcagatgaaatggGAGGAGTTTGTTATCTTGAATGTGGTGATAACCAGCATGCTCAGTCGTCTGTG GGTGATTTTCCGTGGTGTTCTGGTCAGCCTGTCCACTCTGTACCAGCAGCTCCTTGAGTTCCTCAGAGAAGTAGCCCATGCCCAGCCCATGCCCTTCCTCACAGACTTCTCCCTGCCAGCAGACATGGCTCAGTTCCTGGGTCCCTCTGTTGCATTTTTACTGATCAAACAATCAAAGCATGATTCCCATTCCAAAAACCacaaggaaaagcagcagaagaaaaataaatttttgGCTAAAGGCAAAAAGCAGAGGCAAACAGGGAAAGTTAAAGAAGACCTGGGTGTTGCTGTTGAAAGAG ataTAGTTCATGACACTGACATGAAGCCTTTTCTCAAGATTTTCAGGAACTTTACAGAG GGCAAATCCTTCCCAGAGGGATCTCACAAAGCTGAGAGACAAAAATTCAAGAAACAAGTGAGAGCAGCTACTACTTTCACAGACATGGCAGGCCGTCTAGAAGAAATGATCCTGTGGTGCAAATCCCGGaggatggaaaaggaaaaacgTCTTTTAACCTTCCTGCGTTTGAAGTGCCACAAGATGAAGTGCTTGGAGGCTGCAGGTTACAA TGTCCAGAGGAAGTTGCAGAGCTTTAGACAGGAAACTTGCTGGGCTTTATTTCCTCAAGGATCAGCGCCAAGTACCTGCcgctcctctgctgcagtgaggaGAAGTGCCCGCATGAGAACCCGTTGTCAGTCACTCAGGAGTCGATTGAAGTCTTCAACAGTCAAAACTAGTGTAAAAAAGAAAGGCTTGAAGAGACCAAGATGGAGGAATGAGTTATCAGTGTCTGGACTGCTGGAGGGCGATCAGAGAGGCAGGACTACATACGAGGCGACACCTCAGACCACAGACCGCGACAGCCACGATGACATAGATGACATTTTTGCCTCTATAGGTTTGTGA